The proteins below come from a single Chrysoperla carnea chromosome 1, inChrCarn1.1, whole genome shotgun sequence genomic window:
- the LOC123290428 gene encoding zinc finger protein 257-like, whose translation MEVCYKKIFRPWDNSSEGTKQLIVKNHNLDIVSYQDCTISTTTIENEEKHKKIVEEKCEKPVEYTEIIVPLTPPAEPIEKCSKLNDMPSKCTSAIPSQIYPSSPEFYPQTFPDYSHLPSYDLLHGFPVGVTPQDAVFMESLAAHGYAMDEYIRVLNQEHQTKLLSSRKQRPKKYKCPHCDVGFSNNGQLKGHIRIHTGERPFRCDEKNCGKTFTRNEELTRHKRIHSGLRPFACTSCGKRFGRKDHLKKHMRTHSQTSQMHRSGLQLVPVVLPASAWASIPPTSGVPMYNPNMVAPTFPPGLPPAPEGMVTSPMVSNLQRHHHHGHQLPGVGTTSLHPAMYGL comes from the exons ATGGAAGTgtgttataagaaaatatttcgtCCTTGGGATAATTCAAGTGAGGGTACAAAACAACTTATTgtgaaaaatcataatttagaTATCGTATCCTACCAAGATTGTACAATTTCGACTACAACGATTGAAAACGAAGAGAAACATAAGAAAATTGTCGAAGAGAAATGTGAAAAGCCTGTGGAATATACCGAAATAATTGTACCATTAACACCACCGGCGGAGCCAATTGAAAAATGCTCGAAATTAAACGATATGCCATCAAAATGTACTAGTGCAATTCCATCACAAATTTATCCTTCTTCACCAGAATTTTATCCACAAACATTTCCCGATTATTCCCATCTTCCATCATACGATTTACTTCATGGTTTTCCCGTGGGTGTGACACCACAGGATGCTGTTTTTATGGAATCATTAGCCGCACATGGCTATGCTATGGATGAGTATATACGTGTTTTAAATCAAGAACATCAGACGAAATTGTTGAGTAGTCGAAAACAAAGGCCGAAGAAATATAAGTGTCCACATTGTGATGTTGGTTTCTCAAATAATGGACAGTTAAAAGGACATATAAGAATTCATACAG GTGAACGCCCTTTTCGTTGTGACGAAAAAAATTGTGGTAAAACCTTTACACGTAACGAAGAACTTACACgccataaacgtattcacagtGGTTTACGACCATTTGCATGCACTTCGTGTGGTAAACGTTTTGGTCGTAAAGATCATTTGAAAAAGCATATGCGTACTCATTCACAAACGTCACAGATGCATCGAAGTGGTTTACAATTAGTGCCTGTAGTTTTACCAGCTAGTGCATGGGCATCAATTCCTCCAACATCTGGTGTACCCATGTATAATCCTAATATGGTTGCACCAACATTTCCACCTGGATTACCACCGGCTCCTGAAGGAATGGTAACATCACCGATGGTATCAAATTTACAAAGACATCATCACCATGGTCATCAACTTCCTGGTGTAGGAACAACTAGCTTACATCCTGCGATGTATGGTTTATAA